One region of Clostridiales bacterium genomic DNA includes:
- a CDS encoding RHS repeat-associated core domain-containing protein yields the protein MDVNGITTGYAYDTGAARLYRTTAANGTQQDYRYCTGSDRTALTYINGVASIRYTYDRAQLSDLIRKGYLGSTGFWQHYLLNYDAFGNMTRVQVCASSAEREGYTTPITLASYTYEGNVNNGRLATMTYGNGDSVSYTYDAFDRQRTAAYNDGTTYHYDYSSDNDLTRQYATDGDGKVTEQYSYQYDSLGRLIHSRQSTANGALIQSTQHMYDAANRMTSQSWQFGTGLYRQQYSYTGVKADGTADSSVDGTISAITTTIPNQLDVTSKYEYNDLRQLEKKTVTVPNQNRGTTTVYTRGYTYAVIAEDKDCNRVGTRLASTAYTFGSSSRSFDYTYDAAGNIQTVTTGGTNVPAAAASKTYTYDAQGQLATETNGGASRAYAYDTVGNIRSVTTDGAVIKSFGYTNPSWPDLLTSVTVGGTTKDILYEGQTQTSGIPSSGNPVTYYNGKDYSFTWTKGRQLTSATVDGEQVSYTYDMSGVRSNKQVGDTTYTYTTLSGKVMRQTWGDNNALEFVYDDGNQPFAVIYKHGQTTELYYYVLNAQGDVSAILDSSGKLAASYDYDAWGNCTVYDSSAKVLTDPTSIANLNPLRYRGYYYDAETGFYYLQSRYYDPAICRFINADTFATTDANGLLSANMFAYCENNPIGNSDPDGYFAAALTGGGYLSGILVAGGANFWNPAGWIVVGITVAVAVGAGFYYYSEHSKRNGSDKRTKDKHQKGNARRQRDQGGEKKKQKSGWKSRR from the coding sequence GTGGACGTCAACGGCATCACAACGGGGTACGCATACGACACCGGCGCTGCGCGCCTGTACAGGACGACGGCGGCCAACGGTACGCAGCAGGATTACCGCTACTGCACCGGCAGCGACCGCACCGCCCTCACGTACATCAACGGCGTCGCCTCCATCCGCTATACCTACGACCGCGCGCAGCTGAGCGACCTCATCCGCAAAGGGTATCTGGGCTCGACGGGCTTCTGGCAGCACTACCTGCTGAACTATGATGCCTTCGGCAACATGACGCGCGTGCAGGTCTGCGCCTCGAGCGCGGAGCGAGAGGGGTACACTACGCCCATCACCCTCGCGTCGTATACATATGAGGGCAACGTCAACAACGGCCGGCTGGCCACGATGACCTACGGCAACGGCGACAGTGTCAGCTACACCTATGACGCGTTTGACAGGCAGCGCACCGCTGCGTATAATGACGGTACAACCTACCACTACGACTATAGCAGCGACAACGACCTCACGCGGCAGTACGCCACGGACGGCGACGGCAAGGTCACGGAGCAGTACAGCTACCAGTACGACAGCCTCGGCCGCCTCATCCATTCGCGCCAGTCGACGGCCAACGGCGCGCTCATCCAGTCCACGCAGCATATGTACGATGCCGCCAACCGCATGACGTCGCAGTCGTGGCAGTTCGGCACGGGCCTTTACCGGCAGCAGTATTCTTACACCGGCGTCAAGGCCGACGGCACGGCCGACAGCTCGGTCGACGGCACGATCAGCGCCATCACGACCACGATCCCGAACCAGCTCGACGTCACGTCTAAGTACGAGTACAATGACCTGCGCCAGCTTGAGAAAAAGACGGTCACTGTGCCCAACCAGAACAGGGGCACGACCACGGTCTACACCCGCGGCTATACCTATGCGGTCATCGCGGAGGATAAGGACTGCAACCGCGTCGGCACACGGCTGGCGAGCACGGCCTACACGTTCGGCTCGAGCAGCCGCAGCTTCGACTATACCTACGACGCGGCCGGCAACATCCAGACGGTCACGACCGGCGGCACGAATGTGCCCGCGGCAGCCGCCTCGAAGACGTATACCTACGACGCGCAGGGCCAACTTGCGACCGAGACCAACGGCGGCGCGTCCCGCGCCTACGCCTACGACACGGTGGGCAACATCCGCAGCGTCACGACCGACGGCGCGGTCATAAAGTCCTTCGGCTACACGAACCCCTCGTGGCCCGACCTGCTCACGAGCGTGACAGTCGGCGGCACGACGAAGGACATTCTCTACGAAGGCCAGACCCAGACGAGCGGCATCCCGTCCTCCGGCAACCCGGTCACGTATTACAACGGCAAGGATTATTCCTTCACGTGGACGAAGGGCCGCCAGCTCACCTCCGCGACGGTGGACGGCGAGCAGGTGTCCTACACCTACGACATGTCCGGCGTCCGCAGCAACAAGCAGGTCGGCGATACGACCTACACCTACACCACGCTCTCCGGCAAGGTCATGCGGCAGACTTGGGGTGACAATAACGCCCTCGAGTTCGTCTATGACGACGGCAACCAGCCGTTCGCCGTGATCTACAAGCACGGCCAGACAACGGAGCTCTATTACTACGTCCTCAACGCGCAGGGCGATGTGTCCGCCATCCTCGATTCGAGCGGCAAACTCGCTGCGTCCTACGACTATGACGCCTGGGGCAACTGCACGGTGTATGACAGCAGTGCGAAAGTCCTCACCGATCCCACCAGCATCGCCAACCTCAACCCCCTGCGCTACCGCGGCTATTACTATGACGCCGAGACCGGCTTCTACTATCTCCAGAGCCGCTATTATGACCCGGCCATCTGCCGGTTCATCAACGCGGACACCTTCGCCACCACCGACGCCAACGGTCTCCTCAGCGCCAATATGTTCGCGTATTGCGAGAATAATCCAATTGGCAATAGTGATCCGGACGGATATTTTGCAGCAGCGCTGACTGGTGGAGGGTATTTATCTGGCATTCTAGTAGCAGGAGGGGCCAACTTTTGGAATCCTGCTGGGTGGATTGTCGTTGGTATAACTGTTGCTGTTGCTGTTGGAGCTGGCTTTTACTATTATAGTGAGCATTCAAAACGAAATGGTAGTGATAAGCGCACAAAAGACAAACACCAAAAAGGAAATGCACGTAGGCAGAGGGACCAAGGCGGCGAAAAGAAAAAGCAAAAATCGGGATGGAAAAGCCGAAGATAG
- a CDS encoding RHS repeat-associated core domain-containing protein, translating into MMRTTVSTQPQIIIVVCCITLRRSAYDAWGSYSVHGADGKKTTDTSFIGHINPLRYRGYYYDAETGFYYLQSRYYDPAICRFINADTFATTDANGFLSANMFAYCENNPIMRVDADGEIWNVIAGAVIGAGLEVLGQLMTGTKFADINWGSVAMEGALGAVSSLGIPARITSKLGKVAFTAFKDVVIPTTVEVRSQIKTNKRVNYTKTAITASKASINSAVTAGTDRLLKSTSSRMAKAVVHSTRQLFFFTFGLISKFWR; encoded by the coding sequence ATGATGCGTACAACCGTCAGCACACAACCACAGATCATCATCGTTGTCTGCTGCATTACGCTGCGCCGCAGCGCCTATGACGCGTGGGGCAGCTATTCCGTGCATGGTGCTGACGGCAAAAAGACCACGGATACCAGTTTCATTGGGCACATCAATCCCCTGCGCTACCGCGGCTATTACTATGACGCCGAGACCGGCTTCTACTATCTCCAGAGCCGCTATTATGACCCGGCCATCTGCCGGTTCATCAACGCGGACACCTTCGCTACCACCGACGCCAACGGCTTCCTCAGCGCCAATATGTTCGCATATTGCGAGAACAATCCGATTATGCGGGTTGATGCGGACGGAGAGATATGGAATGTCATTGCGGGTGCTGTAATCGGCGCAGGCCTTGAAGTTTTAGGCCAACTGATGACAGGCACGAAATTCGCTGATATTAATTGGGGCAGCGTTGCAATGGAAGGAGCTTTGGGCGCTGTATCAAGCCTTGGCATACCGGCTCGAATAACAAGCAAGTTGGGCAAAGTTGCATTTACCGCTTTTAAAGATGTCGTAATACCAACCACGGTTGAAGTAAGGAGTCAAATAAAAACCAATAAACGTGTCAATTACACAAAAACTGCAATTACGGCTTCGAAAGCAAGTATAAATTCTGCTGTTACTGCTGGGACCGATCGCTTATTAAAGAGCACTAGCAGTCGAATGGCAAAGGCTGTAGTTCATTCGACACGTCAACTGTTTTTCTTCACTTTCGGGCTAATAAGCAAGTTTTGGAGGTGA
- a CDS encoding CHAP domain-containing protein produces MPDIKIRDVVKGTVKAIDKSAVAAERMKDAYVRTKDKAEHGVFAAESSPEEYAADRTLTGVETAAHEAAYGVDKANRKGVKVTKQNISKAKEHFQLRKADLPKKPVHNTIKANSRSRQAFASSTRKTAVKATTTAVKAVIAKAKALAAAIAAGGWVSVTVIIVVCLIGLIVGSCFGIFFSGEGSGTGQTMRQAVQEINADYQSQIDTARANLTYDELEMSGSRAVWPEVLAVYAVKTTTDPNDQQEVATVDDAKKAILKDIFWQMNEISSHIERKPGKIITETDDGHGNIVETITTVTHTYLYITVSHKTAEEMADRFNFNADQRQQLSELLAEENRSMWSAVLYGIYSGDDAIVTVALSQIGNVGGQPYWSWYGFNSRVEWCACFVSWCANKCGYIDSGVIPKFAGCVNGVQWFKDRGQWQDGSFEPSAGQIIFFDWDNKGLSGPQDGQSDHVGIVEKCENGIVYTIEGNSGDSCRQRQYPVGYYEILGYGIPE; encoded by the coding sequence ATGCCTGACATCAAGATACGGGATGTGGTCAAGGGAACGGTAAAGGCAATCGACAAATCGGCGGTGGCCGCTGAGCGGATGAAGGATGCCTATGTCCGCACCAAGGACAAGGCGGAGCACGGCGTCTTTGCGGCGGAATCCTCTCCCGAAGAATACGCCGCCGACCGCACTTTGACCGGGGTGGAAACGGCAGCTCACGAAGCCGCATACGGGGTGGATAAGGCTAACCGCAAGGGTGTAAAGGTCACCAAGCAAAACATCTCCAAGGCAAAAGAGCACTTTCAGCTGAGAAAGGCGGATTTACCAAAGAAACCGGTGCATAACACCATCAAAGCAAATAGCCGCAGTAGGCAGGCGTTTGCTAGTTCCACAAGGAAGACGGCTGTCAAGGCTACTACTACCGCTGTTAAAGCCGTAATTGCCAAAGCGAAGGCCTTAGCCGCAGCTATCGCCGCCGGTGGATGGGTCTCTGTCACCGTCATCATCGTAGTCTGCCTGATCGGGCTGATCGTCGGCTCTTGTTTCGGCATCTTCTTCTCCGGCGAGGGCAGCGGCACGGGGCAAACTATGCGGCAGGCTGTGCAGGAAATTAACGCCGACTATCAGTCGCAGATCGATACCGCAAGGGCAAATCTCACCTATGATGAGCTGGAGATGTCCGGCTCCCGTGCCGTCTGGCCGGAGGTGCTGGCCGTGTATGCGGTGAAAACCACCACCGACCCCAACGATCAGCAGGAGGTCGCCACGGTGGACGATGCCAAGAAAGCCATCCTCAAAGATATTTTCTGGCAGATGAATGAAATATCTTCTCACATTGAGAGAAAGCCCGGAAAGATTATCACCGAAACCGATGACGGCCACGGGAACATCGTAGAAACCATTACAACAGTCACACACACCTACCTTTATATTACGGTCAGCCACAAGACCGCCGAAGAAATGGCAGACCGTTTCAACTTCAACGCCGATCAGCGGCAGCAGCTCTCTGAATTGCTTGCCGAGGAAAACCGTAGTATGTGGTCAGCCGTCCTTTACGGCATTTACTCCGGGGACGATGCTATCGTCACGGTGGCCTTGTCGCAGATCGGCAATGTGGGCGGTCAGCCCTATTGGTCATGGTATGGATTTAACTCCCGTGTGGAGTGGTGCGCCTGCTTTGTATCTTGGTGTGCGAATAAGTGCGGCTATATCGACAGCGGTGTTATTCCGAAGTTCGCAGGCTGTGTCAATGGGGTGCAGTGGTTCAAGGACCGTGGACAATGGCAGGACGGCAGCTTTGAGCCGTCTGCCGGTCAGATCATTTTCTTCGATTGGGACAACAAGGGCTTATCCGGTCCGCAGGACGGGCAGTCCGATCATGTCGGCATCGTGGAAAAATGCGAAAACGGCATTGTCTACACCATCGAGGGCAATTCCGGCGACAGCTGCCGACAGCGCCAATATCCGGTGGGATACTACGAAATTCTAGGCTACGGTATTCCGGAATAG
- the srtB gene encoding class B sortase translates to MKSKYLMIGAAVCAALFLFSGIMLCRQYADGKQATEAFEQVAALVETKPLPELTAFEKYRAVQEQNSDFVGWLSVPGTNIDYPVMQTVDEPNFYLKRGFDKQYSDYGVPYVQENCDIALSDNCVIYGHHMNNGTMFTDLCKYENEDFYREHKTIHFDTLSGFGEYEIVAVFKTVAYSEQGFKYYHFTRAESAEDFDDYIAQCKALSLYDTGVTAEYGDRLITLSTCEYSRKNGRIVVVAKRIAVPSAEVGNNA, encoded by the coding sequence ATGAAAAGTAAATATCTGATGATCGGGGCGGCCGTATGTGCCGCCCTTTTCCTTTTCTCCGGCATCATGCTCTGTCGGCAGTATGCGGACGGAAAACAGGCCACCGAAGCCTTTGAACAGGTCGCCGCACTGGTGGAAACCAAGCCGTTGCCGGAGCTGACGGCATTTGAAAAGTATCGGGCGGTGCAGGAACAGAACAGTGACTTTGTGGGCTGGCTCTCCGTTCCCGGCACGAACATCGACTATCCCGTGATGCAGACCGTGGACGAGCCGAATTTCTATCTGAAACGGGGCTTTGACAAACAGTACAGCGATTACGGCGTGCCCTATGTACAGGAAAACTGCGACATTGCGCTGTCCGACAACTGCGTGATCTACGGCCACCACATGAACAACGGGACGATGTTTACCGATCTCTGCAAGTATGAAAACGAGGACTTTTATAGAGAGCACAAGACCATCCATTTTGATACGCTATCTGGCTTTGGCGAATATGAGATCGTGGCGGTGTTCAAGACCGTCGCCTATTCCGAGCAGGGCTTCAAGTATTACCACTTTACCCGTGCGGAGTCGGCGGAGGACTTTGATGATTATATCGCCCAATGCAAGGCACTTTCTCTTTATGACACCGGCGTAACGGCGGAATACGGCGACAGGCTGATCACGCTCTCTACCTGCGAATACAGCCGCAAAAACGGGCGCATAGTCGTTGTTGCCAAGCGGATCGCCGTACCCTCTGCGGAGGTGGGCAACAATGCCTGA
- a CDS encoding ATP-binding protein, whose amino-acid sequence MIKTLKNLLKQDKERYTVPRKVQDVIPVRRIWKDGIFQVGSRFSKTYQFTDINYLVASREDKEQMFLAYSELLNSLDSGATTKITINNRRLNRANFEQSILMPMRGDACDVYRREYNQMLLDKATGANGIIQEKYITVSVCKKDIEEARTYFARIGADLIAHFAALGSKCTELDAAEKLRVLHDFYRQGEEAAFHFDPQDMMRKGHDFKDYICPDSMEKSSDRLKLGEKYCRVLFLKDYASYIKDSMVTELTDFNRNMMLSIDVVPIPTDEAVREVENRLLGIETNITNWQRRQNANNNFSAVVPYDMELQRKESKEFLDDLTTRDQRMMLAVITMVITAGDKKQLDSDTETVLAVARKHMCQLAVLKFQQFDGLNTVLPIGTRRINAFRTLTTESLAVFMPFKVQEVQDKGGIYFGENAISHNLIMCNKANLLNQSAFLLGVPGSGKSFSAKELIAFLILDTTDDVLICDPENEFGALAAALGKETATVIHMAAGGKDRLNAMYMVDGYGENNPIVEKSQFIMSLVEQIDKAGVGPQQKSIIDRCTALVYQDAERTGKPAALCDLRNKLLEQPEEKAKEIALSLELFTTGSLDIFGHESTVDLDKRIVVFDIHGLGEQLKPTGLLVITDTILNRVTLNWKKGKRTHIFIDEFHVVFENEQSGIFFNSAWRQFRKRNGYPTAITQNVEYLLDSVQASTMLSNSEFVVMLNQAFSDRAKLSKLLNISDEQMSYVTNADAGCGLIKYGSALVPFINRFPKDTDLYRLMTTRPGEGVFGSGNAS is encoded by the coding sequence ATGATCAAGACGCTGAAAAACCTGCTGAAACAGGACAAGGAGCGGTACACCGTGCCCCGCAAGGTGCAGGATGTGATCCCCGTCCGCCGCATCTGGAAGGACGGCATTTTTCAGGTGGGCAGCCGCTTTTCCAAGACCTATCAGTTCACCGACATCAACTACCTCGTGGCAAGCCGTGAGGACAAGGAGCAGATGTTTCTTGCCTATTCGGAGCTGCTGAACAGTCTGGATTCCGGGGCGACGACAAAGATCACCATCAACAATCGCAGGCTGAACCGGGCAAATTTCGAGCAGTCGATCTTGATGCCCATGCGGGGCGATGCCTGCGATGTGTACCGCAGGGAATACAATCAAATGTTGCTGGACAAGGCCACCGGTGCCAACGGCATCATTCAGGAAAAATATATCACGGTGTCGGTCTGCAAAAAGGACATTGAAGAAGCCCGCACCTACTTTGCCCGGATCGGCGCTGACTTGATTGCCCATTTTGCCGCCCTCGGCTCCAAGTGTACCGAGCTGGATGCCGCCGAAAAGCTGCGGGTGCTCCACGACTTCTACCGTCAGGGTGAAGAAGCGGCGTTTCACTTCGACCCACAGGACATGATGCGTAAGGGACACGATTTCAAGGACTATATCTGCCCCGACTCTATGGAGAAAAGCAGCGACCGCCTGAAACTGGGTGAGAAATACTGCCGGGTCTTGTTTCTGAAAGACTACGCTTCGTATATCAAAGACAGCATGGTCACGGAGCTGACCGATTTCAACCGAAATATGATGCTGTCGATCGATGTTGTGCCGATCCCCACCGACGAGGCCGTGCGGGAGGTGGAAAACCGTCTGCTCGGTATCGAAACCAACATTACCAATTGGCAGCGCAGGCAGAATGCCAACAACAATTTCTCCGCCGTCGTCCCCTATGATATGGAGCTCCAACGCAAGGAGAGCAAGGAATTTCTGGACGACCTTACCACGAGGGATCAACGGATGATGCTGGCGGTCATTACGATGGTCATTACCGCCGGCGACAAAAAACAGCTCGACAGCGACACCGAAACGGTACTTGCCGTGGCACGAAAGCATATGTGCCAGCTCGCCGTGCTGAAATTCCAGCAGTTCGACGGGCTGAACACTGTTCTCCCCATCGGCACACGGAGGATCAATGCGTTTCGCACCCTCACCACTGAGAGCCTTGCGGTGTTCATGCCCTTTAAGGTGCAAGAGGTGCAGGACAAGGGCGGCATTTACTTCGGAGAAAACGCCATCTCCCACAACCTCATTATGTGCAACAAGGCCAATCTTCTGAACCAGTCGGCGTTCCTGCTGGGTGTGCCCGGTTCGGGCAAATCGTTCAGCGCCAAGGAGTTGATCGCTTTTCTCATTCTCGACACCACCGATGATGTGCTGATCTGCGATCCCGAAAACGAATTTGGTGCGCTGGCGGCGGCTCTGGGCAAGGAAACGGCGACCGTCATTCATATGGCGGCAGGCGGCAAAGACCGTTTGAACGCCATGTATATGGTGGACGGCTACGGCGAGAACAACCCCATCGTGGAAAAATCGCAGTTCATCATGTCCCTTGTGGAGCAGATCGACAAGGCCGGTGTCGGCCCACAGCAGAAATCCATCATCGACCGCTGCACGGCGCTGGTGTATCAGGATGCCGAGCGGACGGGCAAGCCCGCTGCGCTCTGCGACCTGCGAAACAAGCTGCTGGAACAGCCCGAAGAAAAGGCAAAGGAGATCGCCTTGTCGCTGGAGCTGTTCACCACCGGCTCACTGGATATTTTCGGTCACGAAAGCACCGTCGATCTCGACAAGCGCATCGTCGTATTCGATATTCACGGCCTTGGCGAGCAGTTGAAGCCGACGGGACTGCTGGTGATCACCGACACCATTCTCAACCGTGTCACCCTTAACTGGAAGAAGGGCAAGCGCACCCACATCTTCATCGACGAATTTCATGTCGTTTTTGAAAATGAGCAGAGCGGCATTTTCTTCAACTCTGCATGGCGGCAGTTCCGTAAGCGCAACGGCTATCCCACCGCCATCACGCAGAATGTGGAATACCTGCTGGATTCCGTGCAGGCGAGCACCATGCTCTCCAACTCCGAGTTCGTGGTTATGCTCAATCAGGCGTTTTCCGACCGTGCCAAGCTCTCGAAGCTCCTGAACATCTCCGACGAGCAAATGAGCTATGTCACCAACGCCGACGCAGGCTGCGGGCTGATCAAATACGGCTCGGCGCTTGTGCCGTTTATCAACCGTTTTCCCAAAGATACCGACCTTTACCGCTTGATGACGACGCGCCCCGGCGAGGGTGTGTTCGGCAGCGGAAACGCATCTTAA
- a CDS encoding PrgI family protein, giving the protein MEVKINREIRNYTESMFFGLSMRQFVFSVLAILVAVGLYFLLKPYFGTETVSWMCILGAAPFAALGFITYHGMTAEQFLWAWLRSELLEPKELCFEASNLYYEALKEKLEGGKS; this is encoded by the coding sequence TTGGAAGTGAAAATCAATCGAGAGATCCGCAACTATACGGAATCCATGTTTTTCGGGCTGTCCATGCGGCAGTTCGTTTTTTCTGTCTTGGCGATCCTCGTCGCCGTGGGGCTGTACTTTCTGCTGAAACCATACTTCGGGACGGAAACCGTCAGTTGGATGTGTATTCTCGGTGCCGCACCCTTTGCGGCGCTGGGCTTTATCACTTACCACGGTATGACCGCCGAGCAATTCCTCTGGGCGTGGCTGCGCTCGGAGCTGTTAGAGCCGAAAGAGCTTTGCTTTGAAGCATCGAACCTCTACTATGAAGCGCTTAAAGAAAAATTGGAGGGCGGAAAATCATGA
- a CDS encoding MT-A70 family methyltransferase encodes MKKYSIIYADPPWRYKVYSKKGLGRSAESHYPTMELEDIRALPVGTLAADDCVLFLWTTIPLLHDCFSVMRAWGFSYKTVAFVWIKQNRKSDSLFWGMGHWTRANAEFCMLATKGHPKRRSAGVHQVILSHIEEHSKKPEEARRRIVELMGDLPRIELFARQKADGWDVWGNEVACDVALTGGEPNVG; translated from the coding sequence GTGAAGAAATACAGCATTATTTACGCAGACCCGCCTTGGCGGTACAAGGTCTATTCTAAAAAGGGGCTTGGCCGCTCAGCCGAATCCCACTACCCGACAATGGAACTGGAAGATATACGGGCGCTGCCGGTCGGCACGCTGGCCGCCGATGACTGTGTATTGTTTCTATGGACAACGATCCCGCTGCTGCACGACTGCTTTTCGGTCATGCGTGCATGGGGCTTTTCGTATAAGACGGTGGCTTTCGTATGGATCAAGCAGAACCGCAAGTCCGACAGTCTGTTTTGGGGCATGGGACACTGGACGAGAGCCAATGCGGAGTTCTGTATGCTTGCCACCAAAGGACACCCCAAACGCCGCTCGGCCGGTGTGCATCAAGTCATCCTCTCCCACATTGAGGAACACAGCAAGAAGCCAGAAGAAGCGCGGCGGCGCATCGTCGAGCTGATGGGCGATCTGCCCCGCATTGAACTGTTCGCCCGTCAGAAAGCGGACGGATGGGATGTTTGGGGCAACGAGGTTGCCTGTGATGTTGCGCTGACGGGAGGTGAGCCGAATGTCGGATAA
- a CDS encoding glutamyl-tRNA amidotransferase: MKNTKKASNKLPVPGKVRKGVRFYCAAVLSVALVLGCSVPAFAANDPIAVVNNLSDFIFGLIRAVGLILLGWGIVQVGLSFQSHDPSQRSNGFLTLAGGIVITFAKEILNLITG; this comes from the coding sequence ATGAAGAACACCAAAAAGGCCTCAAACAAGCTGCCCGTGCCCGGCAAGGTCAGAAAGGGCGTTCGTTTCTACTGCGCCGCTGTGCTGTCAGTCGCTCTTGTGCTCGGCTGCTCCGTCCCGGCCTTTGCCGCCAATGACCCAATCGCCGTCGTGAACAACCTGAGCGATTTCATTTTCGGTCTGATCCGTGCGGTCGGGCTGATCCTGCTCGGCTGGGGCATCGTGCAGGTGGGACTTTCGTTCCAGTCCCACGACCCCAGCCAGCGCAGCAACGGCTTTCTCACCCTTGCGGGCGGCATCGTCATCACCTTTGCCAAAGAAATTCTCAACCTAATCACGGGCTGA
- a CDS encoding type IV secretory system conjugative DNA transfer family protein yields MKRENNPLVLCLFGILPVVWLGLLIAPAAHGGLPKIVARFPAVMNDPFHIELCGDSLKTVLVLLCAYGLAAGVILSSRRNYRRGEEYGSAKWGSARTVNRKYRAAEPEDNKIFTQNVRMGLDGRKHCRNLNTVVVGGSGAGKTRFFAKPNLCQANTSFTVLDPKGELLRNTGHLLRQKGYEVRVLDLLNMEKSHCYNPFVYLRDDNDVQRLVTNLFKSTTPKGSQSNDPFWDTAASMLLLALIFYLKYEAPPDEQNFPMVMEMLRAADVREDCDEYTSPLDELFERLEMREPDHIAVKYYKDYHSGSAKTLKSIQITLAARLEKFNLSSLAALTATDELDLPSLGEKKVALFALIPDNDTSFNFLVSILYTQLFQQLFYLADHKYGGSLPVPVHFLMDEFSNVSLPEDFSKILAVMRSRNVYVSIILQNVAALKALFEKEWESILGNCDEFLYLGGNETSTHKLISESYLGKSTIDTNTYGKSSGRNGNYSTNYQISGRELLMPDEVRMLDNRYALLFIRGERPVMDEKYDILKHPNIALTEDGGAAPYEHGGTENAVATLSFAGAAAETLFEFNEPIPDYELLSDEDIEALF; encoded by the coding sequence ATGAAGCGAGAGAATAACCCTCTTGTCCTCTGCCTGTTCGGTATTCTCCCCGTGGTGTGGCTGGGACTGCTGATTGCCCCCGCCGCCCACGGCGGTCTGCCGAAGATCGTCGCCCGGTTTCCCGCGGTGATGAACGACCCGTTTCACATCGAGCTTTGCGGGGACAGTCTGAAAACTGTCCTCGTTCTGCTCTGCGCTTACGGGCTTGCGGCGGGTGTCATTCTATCGTCTCGCCGCAATTACCGCCGTGGCGAGGAATACGGTTCGGCCAAGTGGGGCTCTGCCCGAACCGTCAACCGAAAATACCGGGCAGCCGAGCCGGAGGACAACAAGATCTTCACGCAGAATGTCCGTATGGGACTGGACGGGCGAAAGCACTGCCGCAATCTCAATACGGTCGTGGTCGGCGGCAGCGGCGCAGGCAAGACGAGGTTTTTCGCAAAGCCGAATCTGTGTCAGGCAAACACGAGCTTTACCGTGCTGGACCCGAAGGGTGAGCTGCTGCGAAACACGGGACACCTGCTGCGGCAAAAGGGCTATGAGGTGCGGGTGCTGGATCTTCTGAATATGGAGAAAAGCCACTGCTACAATCCGTTTGTCTACCTGCGGGACGACAATGATGTGCAGCGGCTTGTGACCAACCTGTTCAAAAGCACCACGCCGAAAGGCAGTCAGTCCAACGATCCATTTTGGGACACCGCCGCATCTATGCTCCTGCTGGCGCTCATTTTCTATCTGAAATATGAAGCGCCGCCCGACGAGCAGAATTTCCCGATGGTCATGGAGATGCTGCGTGCGGCGGATGTGCGGGAGGACTGTGACGAATACACTTCGCCGCTGGACGAGCTGTTTGAGCGGCTGGAAATGCGGGAGCCCGACCATATCGCCGTGAAATATTACAAGGACTATCATTCCGGCAGCGCCAAAACGCTGAAATCCATTCAGATCACGCTGGCGGCGAGGTTAGAGAAATTCAATCTGTCCTCGCTGGCGGCGCTGACCGCCACGGACGAGCTGGATCTGCCGTCCCTCGGTGAAAAGAAAGTGGCGCTCTTTGCCCTGATCCCCGACAATGACACCAGCTTTAACTTTTTGGTCAGCATCCTTTATACCCAGCTTTTTCAGCAGCTATTCTATCTGGCCGACCACAAATACGGCGGCAGTCTGCCCGTTCCCGTTCACTTCTTGATGGACGAGTTCAGCAATGTCAGCTTGCCGGAGGATTTCTCCAAGATCCTTGCGGTCATGCGTTCCCGCAATGTGTATGTATCGATCATTCTGCAAAATGTAGCGGCACTCAAAGCGCTGTTTGAAAAGGAATGGGAGTCGATCCTCGGCAACTGCGATGAGTTCCTTTATCTCGGCGGCAACGAAACTTCGACCCACAAGCTGATCTCGGAATCCTATCTCGGCAAATCCACCATCGACACCAACACCTACGGCAAATCATCCGGGCGCAACGGCAATTACAGCACGAACTATCAGATCAGCGGCAGAGAGCTTCTGATGCCGGACGAGGTGCGTATGCTGGACAACCGTTACGCCCTTTTGTTTATCCGTGGTGAGCGCCCAGTGATGGACGAAAAATACGACATTCTGAAACACCCGAACATTGCGCTGACCGAGGACGGCGGCGCAGCACCCTATGAACACGGCGGGACGGAAAATGCCGTTGCGACGCTCTCGTTTGCAGGTGCTGCCGCCGAAACGCTGTTTGAATTCAATGAACCCATACCCGATTATGAGCTTCTTTCCGATGAGGATATAGAGGCTCTTTTTTAA